The Oceanispirochaeta sp. DNA segment AAAAGGGGGATATGCCGATTTCTGTCGGATGGGCTGCCAGGAACAGAAGGTTCCGGGATACAGTTTCGATGCTGTCTCCCTCCAGGCCGCAGATAAAATAGGTCACAGCCGGGATCTTTTTCTGCTCCAGGAGATAGAGCACATCAGAGAGCTGTTCCTGCTCGCCCTTTCGGTTTTGGTTTGTCAGGATACGGCTGTCAGAGGAGGCCATGGAAAGGTTAAACCTGGTAAATCCGGATTCAATCATCCGGGAGATGAGAGGCGGAGTCAAAAGGCGGTAGTCCAGCCCGTTTTCTGCCGACAGAGTGGCCTCAGGAAAACGTGAGTGGTAAGAGTCCAGGAAGTCACAGAAATAGTATGTGTTGGCCAGGAGGTTGTCATCTTCAAGGTTCAAATGAAAATCTGTTATTCCTATCTGCTCCAGAAGACTCAGTACATCCTGAACCGGGATCTTTCGAAACTCCCTTCCATGGGTCAGGTGGTTCGCACAGAACAGGCAGCGGTAGGGGCAACCCCGTGTCAGCATGGTGCTGTATTGAGGTTGATTCTGAGCATCATATACAGAACTGAGAGCGGGAGTGAGGGGTGCCGGGGGGGAGTCTGACATGCCGGGAAAATCAGCCAGATTTTTTTCCGCCTCACCGCAGCGAACCTCATCAAAGAGTCCTGTTTGTCTGAACCAGTCAGGATTGACCGAAACTCCGGCTCCGCCGATTTCAAGGGGTATATCGGGGGCTCTTTGTTTCAGATCCTCCGCCAGGAGGAGGGCTTCTCCGGCATAACACCAGGCAAAGCAGCTGATCATGACCCTGTCGGGATGGACCGCCAGAATCTGAGAGCTGCACTCATTGATGGGAGGTCCAAAGTGTTTGCGCTGGCGGAACCAGCTTACTGGACCCTTTTCATCAGAAATAAGAAAGGCTTTGAGGTAGTTCAGTTCCCCGGGAAGGGGGGGCGTATGACTGCTCCCCGACTCTCCCGGAAAATTGAAGAGGGTCACTGTGTGACCCGCCTGTTCCAGAATTGACTTAACCG contains these protein-coding regions:
- a CDS encoding radical SAM protein, with the protein product MHIAVVQPPIRDFYQTAHRHSALGALSVKSILEQAGHTVTLFNFPGESGSSHTPPLPGELNYLKAFLISDEKGPVSWFRQRKHFGPPINECSSQILAVHPDRVMISCFAWCYAGEALLLAEDLKQRAPDIPLEIGGAGVSVNPDWFRQTGLFDEVRCGEAEKNLADFPGMSDSPPAPLTPALSSVYDAQNQPQYSTMLTRGCPYRCLFCANHLTHGREFRKIPVQDVLSLLEQIGITDFHLNLEDDNLLANTYYFCDFLDSYHSRFPEATLSAENGLDYRLLTPPLISRMIESGFTRFNLSMASSDSRILTNQNRKGEQEQLSDVLYLLEQKKIPAVTYFICGLEGDSIETVSRNLLFLAAHPTEIGISPFYAVPGLPGFEQPGENGLPGLPALYCGSSVWPWNGNLSTAQLITAFRLSRFINLLKSPDRVLWPELIQKTIETKRLHTIRGTKARKTILEVPLMDTEMSERVLSGLPETLVQG